A window from Mangifera indica cultivar Alphonso chromosome 2, CATAS_Mindica_2.1, whole genome shotgun sequence encodes these proteins:
- the LOC123202015 gene encoding probable disease resistance protein At1g61300, whose translation MEALKDDKVSIIGICGMGGVGKTTLVKQVGILAKEQKLFDSIVMVVVSQTPNIMNIQREIAHMLDLKSLSDCPESARASSLWERIKKEKRILIILDDIWRRIQLEKIGIPFGTDHGGCKIVLTSRRKNVCDQMGCDKTFIVGTLTKQESWALFKELVGMDVENSIISSIAREITAECDGLPIAIVTVARALKNRGMYEWRDALQQLKRSTSTNIEGMHENIS comes from the exons atggAGGCCTTGAAAGATGACAAGGTCAGCATAATTGGAATATGTGGGATGGGGGGTGTGGGTAAGACCACACTAGTGAAACAAGTCGGCATACTAGCCAAAGAGCAAAAGTTGTTTGATTCAATAGTTATGGTGGTTGTGTCCCAAACCCCAAATATCATGAATATTCAAAGAGAAATTGCTCACATGCTGGATCTGAAATCATTATCTGATTGTCCTGAATCAGCAAGAGCAAGTTCTCTATGGGAGAGAATTAAGAAGGAGAAACGAATACTTATAATATTGGATGATATTTGGAGAAGAATTCAATTGGAGAAGATTGGCATTCCTTTTGGGACGGACCATGGAGGTTGTAAGATCGTGCTTACCTCTCGAAGGAAAAATGTATGCGATCAAATGGGCTGTGACAAGACATTTATTGTTGGAACTTTGACAAAACAGGAGTCATGGGCGCTATTCAAGGAGCTTGTTGGCATGGATGTTGAAAATTCTATAATAAGCTCAATCGCAAGAGAAATAACCGCTGAATGTGATGGTCTACCGATTGCAATTGTGACTGTAGCCAGGGCACTGAAGAACAGGGGCATGTATGAGTGGCGTGATGCTTTACAACAACTTAAAAGGTCAACATCAACAAATATTGAAGGAATGcatgaaaat ATTTCGTAA